A part of Desulfotomaculum nigrificans DSM 574 genomic DNA contains:
- a CDS encoding YitT family protein produces the protein MFLRWLKDYLGVTIGVLLTAVGLDAFLVPAKIAAGGLSGVATILYHLAHLPVGMTMLALNVPLFLWSIIRLGWRYTVNSLYGTVALSVFIDLLAPHMPLLTKDLLLASLYGGVLTGLGLGVVFRFNGTTGGTELLAAIFRTYVGVNIGQLLFVIDGVVVLWAGIVFRSTELALYALITIFLTSWIIDLVLEGLSYAKAFIIISQHADTIGQAILTRLDRGATAWKGHGMYTGQEREVLLSVVARAEVAKLKQIVHEADPEAFIILADVHEVLGEGFKRLEVKHN, from the coding sequence ATGTTTCTGCGCTGGTTGAAAGATTATTTAGGCGTTACTATAGGAGTCCTTTTGACTGCTGTGGGCCTGGATGCCTTTTTGGTGCCGGCCAAAATCGCTGCCGGCGGTTTAAGCGGTGTGGCCACAATTCTCTACCATTTGGCCCATCTGCCGGTGGGTATGACCATGCTGGCCCTCAACGTGCCGCTTTTTCTTTGGTCCATTATCAGGTTGGGCTGGCGTTATACCGTAAATTCGCTGTACGGTACGGTGGCCCTTTCGGTATTCATCGACCTGCTGGCGCCCCACATGCCGCTGTTAACCAAGGACTTGCTGCTGGCCAGTTTATACGGCGGTGTGTTGACGGGTTTAGGCCTGGGCGTAGTTTTTAGATTTAACGGCACCACCGGCGGCACCGAATTACTGGCAGCCATTTTTAGAACTTATGTGGGGGTTAATATCGGCCAATTGCTGTTTGTTATTGACGGTGTGGTGGTACTGTGGGCGGGCATTGTCTTTCGATCCACTGAATTGGCCCTGTATGCCCTGATTACCATTTTCCTAACCTCCTGGATCATTGACCTGGTGTTGGAAGGCTTAAGCTATGCCAAGGCCTTTATCATCATATCTCAACATGCGGATACCATTGGCCAGGCCATTTTAACCAGGCTGGATCGGGGGGCCACGGCGTGGAAGGGGCATGGCATGTACACCGGGCAGGAGCGGGAGGTGCTTCTTTCCGTGGTGGCCCGGGCCGAGGTTGCCAAGTTAAAGCAAATAGTGCATGAGGCTGACCCCGAGGCCTTTATCATTTTGGCCGATGTACACGAAGTCTTGGGGGAAGGATTTAAAAGATTGG